One genomic window of Haloferax mediterranei ATCC 33500 includes the following:
- a CDS encoding sulfite exporter TauE/SafE family protein has product MFSGDTFGLLAGAVVLGAIHGIEPGHGWPVAASYALDQANKWVYGFAASFILGVGHLVSSIAMVGVFFYAKEYFDLTQVNEPITIVGGVQIGGPVSLVAGVLLIALGIREYTHGHSHGSHGEGHGTGHGHPHGSHDHDHSHSNKLSRINLLEHGRLHSHDTDHSYDSDHCHDSDHCHDSDHEHTYGQDDDRLRSRIKRFIPFLGGHSHSHDGLDSAADRGLFGIAWFAFVLGFAHEEEFEIIALCAGSNYCLELMGAYAITVVVGIVGLTMLLIAGYQHYEEKVKQYTPYLPAFSATVLVVMGVGFVFGVF; this is encoded by the coding sequence GTGTTCTCAGGTGATACATTCGGGTTGCTGGCTGGGGCAGTGGTACTCGGGGCAATCCACGGCATCGAACCGGGTCACGGCTGGCCGGTCGCGGCGTCGTACGCCCTCGACCAGGCGAACAAGTGGGTGTACGGGTTCGCGGCGAGTTTCATCCTCGGCGTCGGCCACCTCGTCAGCAGCATCGCGATGGTGGGGGTGTTCTTCTATGCGAAGGAGTACTTCGACCTCACACAGGTCAACGAGCCGATTACGATAGTGGGCGGCGTCCAAATCGGCGGCCCGGTTAGTCTGGTTGCCGGTGTGTTGCTCATCGCGCTCGGTATCCGAGAGTACACTCACGGCCATTCCCACGGAAGCCATGGGGAGGGCCATGGGACCGGGCACGGCCACCCCCACGGTTCTCACGACCACGACCACAGCCACTCGAACAAACTCAGCCGTATCAATTTACTCGAGCACGGTCGACTCCACAGCCACGACACCGACCACAGCTACGACTCCGACCACTGCCACGACTCCGACCACTGCCACGACTCCGACCACGAACATACCTACGGTCAAGATGACGACAGGCTGCGGTCCCGAATCAAGCGATTTATTCCGTTCCTCGGCGGACACTCACACTCGCACGACGGGCTTGATTCGGCCGCCGACCGCGGTCTCTTCGGCATCGCGTGGTTCGCGTTCGTCCTCGGATTCGCACACGAAGAGGAGTTCGAGATTATCGCACTCTGTGCCGGGTCGAACTACTGTCTCGAACTGATGGGTGCGTACGCGATTACTGTCGTTGTCGGCATCGTCGGACTGACGATGCTCCTGATTGCAGGCTACCAGCACTACGAGGAGAAAGTCAAGCAGTACACACCGTATCTTCCTGCGTTCTCGGCTACCGTTCTCGTCGTAATGGGCGTCGGCTTCGTTTTCGGTGTGTTCTAA
- a CDS encoding aminoglycoside N(3)-acetyltransferase translates to MSEADAIEQVDEPGTVSSLASDLRALGVEAGDTLTVHSSLRSLGWVSGGPQAVVDALQEVLTESGTLVMPTHSTQYSDPSVWQEPPVPDHWVEIIDDSRPPFRPEVTPTRGMGAIPECFRNYPEAVRSEHPLYSFAAWGADADEIVADHSLDNGLGNESPLARVYDRDGDVLLLGVGHDSNTSLHLAEYRADFEKERKQGTAPLLRDGERVVFEYEDIRIDSDDFEELGSDFESEVGVTAGQVAAATAKLVDQPTLVDFAVDWFEENR, encoded by the coding sequence ATGTCAGAAGCCGACGCTATCGAGCAGGTGGACGAACCGGGAACCGTCTCCTCGCTCGCGTCCGACCTCCGCGCGCTCGGTGTCGAAGCCGGCGACACCCTCACCGTCCACTCCTCCCTGCGGTCGCTCGGCTGGGTGTCTGGCGGCCCGCAGGCGGTCGTCGATGCGCTCCAAGAGGTTCTGACGGAATCGGGAACGCTCGTCATGCCGACGCACTCGACGCAGTACTCCGACCCTTCGGTCTGGCAGGAACCTCCAGTTCCGGACCACTGGGTCGAGATAATCGACGACTCGCGGCCGCCGTTCCGGCCTGAAGTGACGCCGACCCGGGGTATGGGTGCAATTCCGGAGTGCTTCCGTAACTATCCCGAAGCCGTCCGAAGCGAACACCCGCTGTACTCGTTTGCTGCGTGGGGCGCAGACGCCGACGAAATCGTTGCCGACCACAGTCTCGATAACGGCCTCGGAAACGAATCGCCACTCGCACGGGTCTACGACCGCGACGGCGACGTCCTCCTTCTCGGCGTCGGCCACGACAGTAACACCTCACTCCACCTCGCGGAGTACCGCGCCGACTTCGAAAAAGAGCGGAAGCAGGGAACTGCGCCGCTCCTCCGAGACGGCGAACGCGTCGTCTTCGAGTACGAAGACATCAGAATCGACAGCGACGATTTCGAGGAACTCGGGTCTGACTTCGAGTCGGAAGTCGGGGTTACTGCGGGGCAGGTCGCCGCCGCGACGGCCAAACTCGTGGACCAACCGACGCTCGTCGACTTCGCGGTCGACTGGTTCGAAGAGAACCGCTGA
- a CDS encoding OsmC family peroxiredoxin, whose protein sequence is MPTEQAETTWTGGKSGSGDFKTESGAVEGTFTFPTRFEDEVGSNPEELIGAAHSGCFSMQLTAFLEDEGFTPNSLHTVADVHLKPASGGGFEIPQVELTLEADIPDIDDETFSTLAQRAKENCPVSKALAGPEITLDASLV, encoded by the coding sequence ATGCCAACAGAACAAGCGGAAACGACGTGGACAGGTGGAAAAAGCGGCAGTGGTGACTTTAAGACCGAAAGCGGTGCTGTCGAGGGGACGTTTACGTTCCCGACGCGATTCGAAGACGAGGTGGGGTCGAACCCCGAAGAACTCATCGGCGCAGCCCACTCCGGCTGTTTTTCGATGCAACTGACGGCGTTCCTCGAAGACGAGGGGTTCACTCCGAACAGCCTCCACACGGTGGCGGATGTACACCTCAAACCAGCCAGCGGTGGTGGATTCGAGATTCCACAAGTCGAACTGACGCTGGAGGCTGACATTCCCGACATCGACGACGAAACGTTCTCGACACTCGCCCAGCGGGCGAAGGAGAACTGCCCCGTCTCGAAGGCGCTGGCCGGTCCGGAGATTACGTTAGACGCGTCGCTCGTCTGA
- a CDS encoding CopG family ribbon-helix-helix protein, with translation MRTSFNIPDEVVEEFDRVWQDEGIENRSRAVREAMLEFIESHSRLEDTTGEVVALVGFDYRHHDVIQELHSTQHEYQDIILNTSHTHQGEWCLESLFCRGPAERVRELTYQLRDFDAVRRVKVMVIRDSVS, from the coding sequence ATGCGGACGAGTTTCAACATACCCGACGAGGTGGTCGAAGAGTTCGACCGGGTCTGGCAGGACGAAGGAATCGAAAACCGCTCGCGTGCCGTTCGAGAGGCGATGTTGGAGTTCATCGAATCCCACTCCCGACTCGAAGATACGACCGGCGAGGTCGTTGCGCTCGTCGGCTTCGACTACCGCCACCACGACGTGATACAAGAACTCCACAGCACGCAACACGAGTATCAGGATATCATTCTCAACACCAGCCACACCCATCAGGGCGAGTGGTGTCTCGAATCGCTGTTCTGTCGCGGTCCCGCCGAACGCGTGCGCGAGTTGACGTACCAACTCCGGGATTTCGACGCGGTCCGTCGGGTGAAGGTGATGGTCATTCGGGATAGTGTGTCGTAG
- a CDS encoding carboxymuconolactone decarboxylase family protein, with protein MATKSEGGDIDEIRKDIEETLGFVPGFWELNDEDLVNEWPNFKRHAFEETAIPPKYKELIGLAIAANIKCPYCQHFHKEAAKMHGATEEELKEIAFLSSWTARYSAIIHGMDYDMDTFEDEFERMAEHLEEQMTADD; from the coding sequence ATGGCAACGAAATCTGAGGGAGGAGACATTGACGAAATACGGAAAGATATCGAAGAGACACTCGGGTTTGTCCCCGGATTCTGGGAACTGAACGACGAAGACCTCGTCAACGAGTGGCCGAACTTCAAACGCCACGCGTTCGAAGAGACCGCGATTCCGCCGAAGTACAAGGAACTAATCGGGCTTGCAATCGCGGCGAACATCAAGTGCCCGTACTGCCAGCACTTCCACAAAGAAGCGGCCAAGATGCACGGCGCGACCGAGGAGGAGCTCAAAGAGATTGCCTTCCTCTCGAGTTGGACCGCGCGCTACAGTGCCATCATTCACGGGATGGACTACGACATGGACACGTTCGAAGACGAATTCGAACGGATGGCCGAGCACCTCGAAGAACAGATGACCGCTGACGACTGA
- a CDS encoding small ribosomal subunit Rsm22 family protein, translating to MIDRDAVRDNAKYLRNVRPIDPDEIADYIEGAPHPAVVKQTLREEASDLGLFERDDGTFVPVSDDPVPFQNWSPTAFPDDYSFALEDMLIERYGANWHVGDSGDRLRQRVRQLKEDYYRGNPVEYDEDAALGYAIYHLPDYYAAVGYVLSDLAERNLLSRTLRILDVGAGTGGPALGLHDYLPDDSVVDYHALEPSASADVLERMLGEARRNFRTTVHRETAEAFDPEGEYDIVLFGSVLSELDDPAAVVRKYLDALADDGAIVAIAPADRNTSIGLREIEREVAPANGDVTVYSPTLRLWDGYAPSDRGWSFDVKSDLDVPGFQRRLDEGRDSDEDEGTFINVDVQYSYSILRTDGERRLDVRGNPSRFAKMAEMERHVTNRIDLLAVKLSHDLSEGNNQVFKIGDGSEGVDHYAVRTHPTVLNADVADADYGDVLVFENILALWNDDEEAYNLVVDDETLVDRVA from the coding sequence ATGATAGATAGAGACGCCGTCCGCGACAACGCGAAGTACCTCAGAAACGTTCGCCCCATCGACCCCGACGAGATAGCCGACTACATCGAAGGCGCACCGCACCCTGCGGTGGTGAAACAGACGCTCCGCGAGGAGGCCTCCGACCTCGGTCTCTTCGAGCGCGACGACGGGACGTTCGTCCCCGTGAGCGACGACCCCGTTCCCTTCCAAAACTGGTCGCCGACGGCCTTCCCTGACGATTACTCGTTCGCCCTCGAAGACATGCTCATCGAGCGCTATGGGGCGAACTGGCACGTCGGCGACTCGGGCGACCGACTTCGGCAGCGCGTCCGGCAACTGAAAGAGGACTACTACCGAGGGAACCCCGTCGAGTACGACGAAGACGCCGCTCTCGGCTACGCTATCTACCATCTTCCCGACTATTACGCCGCCGTGGGCTACGTCCTCTCCGACCTCGCGGAGCGTAACCTGCTCTCGCGTACCCTTCGCATCCTCGATGTCGGTGCCGGAACCGGCGGGCCCGCCCTCGGTCTCCACGACTACCTCCCGGACGACTCGGTTGTCGACTATCACGCGCTCGAACCGAGCGCCTCCGCCGACGTGCTCGAACGAATGCTCGGCGAGGCCCGCCGAAACTTCCGGACGACCGTCCACCGCGAGACGGCCGAGGCGTTCGACCCCGAGGGCGAGTACGATATCGTGCTCTTCGGGAGCGTCCTGAGCGAACTGGACGACCCCGCCGCAGTCGTTCGGAAATACCTCGACGCTCTCGCAGACGACGGGGCCATTGTCGCAATCGCTCCCGCCGACCGAAACACGAGCATCGGTCTCCGAGAAATCGAACGCGAGGTGGCTCCGGCAAACGGCGATGTGACGGTCTACTCGCCGACGCTTCGGCTCTGGGACGGCTACGCGCCATCGGACCGCGGGTGGTCATTCGACGTGAAGTCCGACCTCGACGTGCCGGGGTTCCAGCGCCGACTCGACGAGGGCCGCGACAGCGACGAAGACGAAGGGACGTTCATCAACGTCGACGTGCAGTACTCCTATAGCATTCTCCGAACCGACGGGGAACGCCGTCTCGACGTTCGCGGGAACCCGTCGCGGTTCGCCAAGATGGCCGAGATGGAGCGACACGTCACGAACCGCATCGACCTCCTCGCGGTGAAACTGAGCCACGACCTCTCGGAGGGGAACAATCAGGTGTTCAAAATCGGCGACGGCAGCGAGGGAGTCGACCACTACGCCGTCCGAACGCACCCGACAGTGCTGAACGCCGACGTGGCGGATGCCGACTACGGCGACGTGCTTGTGTTCGAAAATATCCTCGCGCTCTGGAACGACGACGAGGAGGCCTACAACCTCGTCGTCGACGACGAGACCCTCGTCGACCGCGTCGCCTGA
- a CDS encoding prephenate dehydrogenase/arogenate dehydrogenase family protein: MDLLIVGAGAMGRWFGRTVDADLAFADADPERATAAADDLGGRAVPLDGDEQFDVVCLAVPMRLAAEAVDANAHRATDVMCDVTGSMAAPVAAMREHFDGHERLSLHPLFAPQNGPGNVAAVVDESGPLTDAILADLDSAGNHVFETTPEEHDRAMETVQAATHAAVLSFGLAADNVRDEFATPVSAALDELVASVSGGTPRVYADIQSSFGDGTDRVADAARALAMADPETFADLYRTVARSDTSKDGNEHETDKHDPVE; encoded by the coding sequence ATGGACCTGCTCATCGTCGGCGCGGGCGCAATGGGTCGTTGGTTCGGCCGGACGGTCGACGCCGACCTCGCGTTCGCCGATGCGGACCCCGAAAGAGCGACGGCTGCAGCCGACGACCTCGGCGGTCGCGCCGTCCCGCTGGACGGCGACGAGCAATTCGACGTGGTGTGTCTCGCGGTCCCGATGCGACTCGCCGCCGAAGCCGTCGACGCAAACGCGCACCGCGCCACAGACGTGATGTGCGACGTAACCGGCTCGATGGCCGCCCCAGTAGCGGCCATGCGTGAACACTTCGACGGTCACGAACGCCTCAGTCTTCACCCGCTTTTCGCGCCGCAAAACGGTCCCGGAAACGTCGCCGCGGTCGTCGACGAGTCTGGACCGCTTACCGACGCGATTCTCGCGGACCTCGATTCGGCCGGGAACCACGTCTTCGAGACGACCCCGGAAGAACACGACAGGGCGATGGAGACAGTTCAGGCCGCCACCCACGCCGCCGTCCTCTCGTTTGGCCTCGCCGCCGACAACGTTCGTGACGAATTCGCCACGCCGGTTTCGGCCGCGTTAGACGAACTCGTCGCGTCGGTGTCGGGTGGCACGCCACGCGTGTATGCCGACATTCAGTCTTCGTTCGGCGACGGGACTGACCGCGTTGCCGACGCCGCCCGCGCCCTCGCAATGGCGGACCCCGAAACGTTCGCCGACCTCTACCGGACTGTCGCTCGCAGCGACACCAGCAAAGACGGGAACGAACACGAGACCGACAAGCACGACCCTGTCGAGTGA
- the surE gene encoding 5'/3'-nucleotidase SurE, with product MSESSILLTNDDGIESVGFRALYDALSEFADVTAVAPETDQSAVGRKMSTDAIVSEHELGYALQGTPADCTVAGLEALCPDVDMVVSGINKGANIGAYVLGRSGTVSAAVEAAFFDVPAIALSLYVPGGGDRAWHEKATEPEDFREATAAATYLAKHAKSAGVFGQCDYLNVNAPMPDPDGEPADMQVTYPSELYDMTAEYNNGTVKLHDAVWERMQTGNIPDPDGTDRRAVVEGRISVSPLTAPHTTHRHEALDALAETYMD from the coding sequence ATGAGCGAATCGAGCATCCTCCTCACTAACGACGACGGCATCGAGAGCGTGGGCTTCCGCGCACTCTACGACGCCCTCTCGGAGTTCGCCGACGTAACCGCCGTCGCACCCGAGACGGACCAGAGCGCGGTCGGTCGGAAGATGTCGACCGACGCAATTGTCTCCGAGCACGAACTCGGCTACGCCTTACAGGGAACGCCCGCAGACTGTACGGTCGCCGGGTTAGAAGCACTCTGCCCTGACGTGGACATGGTCGTCTCCGGTATCAATAAAGGAGCCAACATCGGGGCGTACGTCCTCGGCCGGTCGGGAACCGTCAGCGCCGCCGTCGAAGCGGCGTTTTTCGACGTGCCAGCCATTGCCCTCTCGCTGTACGTTCCCGGTGGCGGCGACCGCGCGTGGCACGAGAAGGCGACTGAGCCGGAGGACTTCCGCGAGGCGACCGCGGCGGCGACATACCTCGCCAAACATGCCAAATCCGCGGGCGTCTTCGGGCAGTGCGACTACCTGAACGTCAACGCGCCGATGCCCGACCCGGACGGTGAGCCTGCGGACATGCAGGTGACGTACCCCTCAGAGCTGTACGACATGACCGCCGAGTACAACAACGGAACCGTCAAACTCCACGACGCCGTCTGGGAGCGAATGCAGACTGGCAACATTCCAGACCCCGATGGGACCGACCGCCGGGCCGTCGTCGAAGGACGTATCTCTGTTTCGCCGTTGACTGCTCCACACACGACACATCGACACGAGGCGCTCGATGCGCTCGCAGAGACGTACATGGACTGA
- a CDS encoding SDR family oxidoreductase — MVFDDVDFEGRTAFITGTSRGIGKQIALELADRGANVVSTGKTVEEREDLPGTIVETTEEIRNRGGSSIWCQLDVRDDDSIQTAIDETVDAFGGIDFVVNNAGAIHIANFENTPPKRFDLLMDVNARGSYATTHAALPHLRESDHAHVVTFSPPLPAEPAPGKVAYALSKYGMTFIAQSLAQELAADDIGVNALWPVAAIESEATRHFGMGTPEDWRTPQIMCDALVELFSRDPTSCTGNSYYDEEILSEAGIDDLSSYAVVEGSEPGPTSAQLFDTGYEH; from the coding sequence ATGGTATTCGATGATGTGGATTTCGAGGGCCGGACGGCCTTCATCACCGGAACGAGTCGCGGTATCGGCAAGCAGATTGCACTCGAACTGGCGGACCGCGGTGCCAACGTAGTTTCGACCGGGAAGACTGTCGAGGAGCGCGAGGACCTACCCGGGACCATCGTAGAGACGACGGAGGAAATCCGAAATCGCGGTGGCTCGTCTATCTGGTGTCAACTCGACGTGCGCGACGACGACTCCATACAGACCGCCATCGACGAGACGGTCGACGCCTTCGGCGGCATCGACTTCGTCGTCAACAACGCCGGCGCGATTCACATCGCGAACTTCGAGAACACGCCGCCGAAGCGCTTCGACCTCCTCATGGACGTGAACGCCCGCGGTTCCTACGCGACCACTCACGCCGCGCTTCCGCATCTCCGCGAGAGCGACCACGCGCACGTCGTCACGTTCTCACCGCCGCTACCGGCGGAACCCGCACCCGGAAAAGTCGCCTATGCACTGTCGAAATACGGGATGACGTTCATCGCGCAGTCGCTCGCACAGGAACTCGCCGCCGACGACATCGGCGTGAACGCCCTTTGGCCCGTGGCGGCCATCGAATCCGAGGCGACTCGCCACTTCGGCATGGGAACGCCCGAAGACTGGCGGACGCCGCAGATTATGTGCGACGCGCTCGTCGAACTGTTCTCGCGCGACCCGACCTCGTGTACGGGGAACAGCTACTACGACGAGGAAATCCTGTCCGAGGCGGGCATCGACGACCTCTCGTCGTACGCGGTCGTCGAAGGGAGCGAACCGGGTCCGACGTCGGCCCAACTGTTCGACACCGGCTACGAACACTAA
- a CDS encoding OsmC family protein translates to MSTERTHTKTTSVEGSRVDASKMQFETSGGNQFDIGGDGTPGEYMLGSIAGCYNVVGHLVAEEMGFELADLTISVAGDVDPRVYKGDNTDARAGYQEIRVVLDIDADVNDQTVAEWVERVEERCPVCDNIFESTPSITAVSNRES, encoded by the coding sequence ATGAGCACCGAACGCACGCACACGAAGACAACGTCGGTCGAGGGGTCACGAGTCGACGCTTCGAAGATGCAGTTCGAAACGTCGGGTGGAAACCAGTTCGACATCGGTGGCGACGGCACGCCGGGAGAGTACATGCTCGGGTCGATTGCCGGTTGCTACAACGTCGTCGGTCATCTGGTCGCCGAGGAGATGGGATTCGAACTGGCCGACCTCACCATCTCGGTCGCCGGCGACGTCGACCCGCGAGTCTACAAGGGCGATAACACAGACGCTCGCGCGGGCTACCAAGAAATCCGGGTCGTTCTCGACATAGACGCCGATGTGAACGACCAGACGGTTGCAGAATGGGTCGAGAGGGTCGAAGAACGCTGTCCCGTCTGCGACAATATCTTCGAATCGACGCCCTCGATTACCGCAGTAAGCAACCGCGAGTCCTAA